accctggcatgcagccaaagacacacgtagggttttgatcttagcccgtggagcaaattaccaactctgtatgaagaattacaagccacacacacaagtttaggtattgtagtagaagtagtttcgaagtgaaaggaaggatttttgagtgctgtacaggggggttttaagccttgtacgcaggggtccaagttttgtacatgggggtaaggggttctaagatggagggatttgggtgtgccctgtcctctttctttctccttcctaacctccatgtctttggtgatgctggcactcacagattggtctagagtagaaagtcaccattcaatatagatagtaggcattggggaaaaggtataaacatgtagtacgtaatatatgatataaaagatggcaccagccccctgggagggcagtatgcctttgtctgacctgctgaacgggccacagcagttcaggaaaagaatcttttagataaacaacaataaacaacctaaagaacagacaacagaagactactgagtctttctttgaaggcacgggttggaggagagacttttccatctttcggggtcaccccaatccggggctggaaaccccacatctggcgtccctgggtgggcaggagacccaACAAGAGCCcttaatacaaattaaaaaggaGGGGGGGTTGGCTGTGTACTAACAAATACAAAACCCTCACTAACCACTTAATGCTTTTGAACTAAAATGgagctaattaaaaaaagaaaaagttctcCCACATCTCAACCTGAAGTCAGAAATGGAAATCAATGtgctgtataaaaataaaaaccagtatTTCACTGAAACCAAATTTCTGTGAAGCTTATTTTTATAGGGTATGGTAAAGTTTCATCTTTTCCCATGTGACAATATGATGGAACATAAATTAAGGAGATTGTATGTGCATATTTACACAACTCATCAAGTTTAATAGAAAGGCTACTAGCATTTTGTGgttctatttgttttcttcaatttaGAAGCTAACATTCCAAAATACTGAAGGATCTTTTAGAATTGTCAAAGCTCTACATATACACTGGGGTACAAGAGAATGCCATTTTTCTACCACTCGTACGTCAGTGAACTTCTAAAGGAGAAAGACACTAAGATAACTAAATATTTAGTAGGCATTCATTACCAACAAGGTGTCAAAATTACtctataaaaattattaatattttaaatattttcctaatagAAATCACTTAAATACAAATAGAGGATATAATTTATAAAGGATTGCAAAGCTCTCAAAATAGAGCCTGTGCTAGATAATCTGGAATACCTTCTCAACCCCTTTGGCTGTACTATTAAACTGCAACAAATGGAACATTAAACACAGTTCCTCAGACTTGTCATACTCAAAAAAAGGCAATTCATGGCATTTaacaattaaaattacaaagaCGATGTAAGGAGAACAATACCTTGAAGAGCTCGGAGTGATTGTCCATCAGAAACTGAGTCAGCAGTTCTGCCTGTGGCTTTGACAGTGTCCTGTTTTGTAAGATGAACTTTGTACAAGTCTTGATGATCACAAATCTGTTCTCAAACTAGAGAAAGTAGTACCCACACTTGGCATTAGATTGACTTGCAGTGTGCTAGCAAAGACTAAGCAGAAGGGGATGCTATTGGGGGAAACAGATCACATAGAAAGGCAGTAAACAAAATACTTCTAACTAGACAAAAATTTTAGCTTTACTGTGACAAACTGCTGTTTTTCATGTTAAGCAGAACAGATACTTACTTGCTTTTGCAATCTGTAGCCCTCAGATTCTGACGCAATGGCTAGGAATGTAAGGAGCCTGTGAAGTTCTTCACTAATATTTGGtgctaataattttaaataaagttgtAATGCCTCTAGAGCTTgatctgtttttcctttttctgccatGGAGTAAAACAGCATATCCAATGTTACTATTCATTTTCAGAGTCAGGAATACTTATTTAAATCCCATTAATAATCCCAGTTTTGGGGTTTACTTCCAAACAAAATTTCATGTCGTTCCAGTAATGAAAGGATTCTTTTCTCAATCCACAAGTTTCAATTTTTCCTCCCCCACCAgtggcagggtggcagcaggtgGTGAGTGAGCAGCTTTGTAGTActtagttgccagctggggttgTAGTActtagttgccagctggggttaagGAACAACAACCCAATGGGACTGATGCAGCAGCAACAATGCCTATTTAGGCAGGATTAATCCTAAACTTGTATTTAAATGAAACCCTTCTGGTTTACTTGTATGCATATCCTCAATAGTCCCTTTtatagttttaaattatttctattactAAAAAGGACCCTATGTGCATAACTTTCAAAACCTTATTCTGGTTAACAGGAAAAGCTGTATAGCAATGATTTTAGTTTTATGTTATTACTTAGTAGTAGCAATAAGGCAAATTCTGACCTGGGGTAAGTAACTTTCACAATGGGAGTAGTTACATATTGTAAGAGGTACCCATAGAGGTTGGTGAATCTCTATCCTTccagattttcaaaattcagttgGACCAGGCCCTAAGCAAATTGATATAACTTTGAAATTTGTCCTTGTCTTGAGTAGAGGTACATCATACTGATCTTGAGCATttccttccaacctaaaaaGTGCATCTGCAATGGCATCGCAAATGGTGTCATGATTCAGTCAATTGATACTTAGTGGCATCCTCTACACATCTTTTATCCTTATTTTTTGTTCCAGGTTGCTCTTACCTATAAGCTCTATAATTCCTGAATGAATAGCAAAATCCTGAGTGGCAAGCAGGGAGTCCTTCTTTTGACTGTAATACTTCATTATAACATCAAAAATAATCTTCTTGTATGTATTCAGACTGCTGGGGTTGTTAGTGCTTTGAGATAACTGCTGACTAACCATCACTAGGAATTGGTCAGGAAAATACTCCAAGCATTCAATTGCAGCATAGAGCCATCTGTCAagcctgcagaaggaaaaggttgTTTTACTGCTTGCTTTAAAATGCTCtacctatttttattttcacagattcatagaatattctgagtcAGAAGGGACACAAAAGGATCATTGCATCCAACTCTTTAAGTAGATGGGATTGAATCTGTAACCTTGATGTAATTAGCTCAGTTGTTTAGAGCATGGTGCTATCTCAGGGTCCACTTaatcctttaaaagaaaactagaCAGAAATAACCATGCAGGTATAGTCACATATATGAACCGCAATGCTGAACTGGTTTATTAAGCAGTTCATGTAACTTATTTCACTACAGCAGTTCAAGAACCTGCTCAAAATGAGCAACTTCCATGTTTTTCCTATGCTAAAGGCAAGACACCTGAGACAAACCCAGACCAAAACAAGCTGCAATTATGCCAGACTGTCACTGACTCCAGGTATTCAGCTagtatttaaaaaccaaacaccaccCCACCATTACTCTAACACACACACTGAGAACCCACCGGGGCTAACCAGGGTGAAAAaacctggaagagaaaaagacctttgagaaagagagaaaaagttactttgaaaaaagaggaaaataaaagttggTTAAATCCCAGAGGGCTACAGAAGCAGTTGATTATATAACCTACTATAAAGGCATGAGTTTTCATAAGCATCTATTGTCTCTACATCTTaactaaggaaagaaaatgtaaccTAATTATGCACCTAAAATTTGGGGGCATAATTTATTGCTGAAAGAAGCCAGAAGATCAGAGGAAAAAGTCTCAACCATTTTGTACAGAAGGaatataaaatcatagaaatatACGGGCAAAGGAACAATTACTTTTATCTGATTCTGGATGTAAAATAATTTGATCTGAACCAATGACAAGTTGCAAATATTATTTAAGATGCACAGAATCTTATTTTTATCATGGAGAACAGAAACAAAGATTGTGAAATTGCAGataaaaactgaattaatttaacaaaaaatagtCATTCCTAAGACATTCACATGAGCCTTGACATATTCATTAGAAGTATATGCAAGATAAGAGATCAGCCAAAGTACACTAAACAGGAACACCCAAAAGTAAGAGAAGATTTAAGGAAAAGAACACTGACAACATGCAGCCACATTTATATTCTCATTATATAAGCATTCTTCAGTGCTACAGCTtagtttctccttttctcttgctAACAATAGATGCCTTATTGACTTTGTATCTTCACACCACAGCCACCAGGAACTGTGACCAAAACTCAGAATAAAGTTTTCAAGTTCTGATGTCTGTTACAGAGACCTAAGAGTAAAGAATCTGGTCTAGAAACTAGGCATGTTTACAACATTCAAGGTTAAAGTCTTAACGTTTACTTGAAATGCTCAAATGTCCAACTCTAAACATATCCTTTGTGTGAAATCACTTACCACTTCTGAAAAGAAGTCAATCACACTAATGCCACCTCTGTCTACAAGTACACAAGCATAATGATGTCTGTCTTTTCACTTAACACAAATCTTTGATCAAGAGTAAAATGAAGCCTTTACTAACAAATTCAATTCGTAGATATATAACTTACTCGGGCAAGTTTAGGCTACACGTAACCTCTCTGTCCAGGAAAGTATTTGAGATAATCATGTCTTCTTCTTTGCCAAAACTGTCTGATTTTGTCTTCACTGAAGACACCAAGATATCTTCTAGAAGGGGAACATCAATTAACTGCAGCAGCCGTAGCAGAGTTTGCTGTTTCCAGACATCTTCTATTACTGATAGCATAAACAAAAAAGTCCTCAGAAACAAGATCTTAAGTAAACAACTAACCTTTGTTTTTACTCACAAAAGAATCTTTTAAATGTTCAAAGAAAACATGGTAACAGCATAGTGTGAAGTTGCTGTGCTGGGTAAGAAGGGATCAAAATAggaattctaaaaaaaaatgaTGATGATCCCCATCATACTAGGATTCAGAATAAACTACTCTaattagtagaaaaaaaaagacaagtgaaaagcaaaggaatcaCATAATAAAGATAATCTTAAGATTAAGACCTACTTCCTTCTGAAGTAGTATTTTCATAAACAGCACCATTATGCAAAAACATAACCCTGttgtgtttccttctgtttaGTTACTACAAGCATTAACCCCTTTAACAGTCATTTAGATATTTTGTCATTAGTGAGATTAAATTTAGGTTTCTGTGGAGCATTTTTTAGCAGAAATGGGGCACTCACTCCAAGATACAGTGAAGAACAATCAcgttttaaaaagaaaaaattcaatcCTCACCTCCCTTTGAAAGCCGGCAAGTTGGTTCACTAACCATGATCTTTGGAGGTAAAGATGCATGAACATATATTGATTGAAGAAGCTCCTCAATCCTCTTTTTATCAGCTGCTTCCAATGCTAAGGGGTTTGAAAGTGTTGTGCCACACTTTCTGCTtagggaggggaaagaaaagatgtaTAGCAAAAACTATTAGAACACATTTGGCTTTATGTTACTTCCTAAATTGCTCTTAAATCAGAACTTTAGGGCTTCATTATATCTGGAGACTACCCTGCTACTAGAATTCCTATCATCCACATCTGCTTTGTGGAAAGGGCAAGGATATTGATTCCAAATACTGTTTGCTAGTTCCACTTTGTTTACTAGCTTTCAGTAACTAGCTCACTCATGCTAAGTCTCAGATTTCAGCACAACTGATAGCAAAACCAAATTATTCCTAGGCTTATGCTACTGTGCCAGACTCTATTCCAAATAACAAACAGCAGATCAAAATACTTTACCCAAAAATACCTGGAAGCATCTACAATTTAGACATGACATTTCTCAAAACTGGAACAGACTTTTCAGAAGTCTCTGACCTGGTTTAGTCAGACATAACTTCATTTAAAGGTAACCCTCTCTTTaacctcttttaaaaaagagaaaaattagaatAGTTCAGAATAACTCACTTGAAACACcgttttgttttctgtttgcagatttGCTCAGGAGATAAGCTTTCATTGTCCTTATTCTTTCTTGGAAGAAGAGGATCAAGACTGCTGTTTACAAATCGATAGAGACTAGTGTCCGTGTCTTCAAACTCTGTTTCCTTCCCATTCTTGAATAAGTAAAGCTTGGCTCCAACTGGCTCAAACACTTTGTGATCCATCAACGCCTGGCATACACGGACCCCCTTCAGCCGAGAAATGTCATTGCAGCTTAGGTACATGCTTTGCATAAGATGGCTCAGTACCACATCAACAGCATTGGAGCCGGTGAAACAGTTTCTATATGTTTTCAGGTGTTGTCTACGTCTTTTGATTTCCACTTGATTGTGAAGGGCATGTATAATACTATTCCACAACTGAGTTGCTTGAAAAGGACCATCGCAGTCTGCAAAATGTTTATATGCAAGTTTCACAAATTTATAAACCTTTACtttaatacttaaaaaaatacaccgtgattttagttttatattttaaaaaatattcagaaatcaGCTGAATTTTACAAAGATAATATTTCATGACTCAGTCCTTCTTGCAAGCTGACTCACACCCACTATGGTAGAGtcaagagaacaaaaaaaatccacttaaaACAGGCGACAAAGGGTTTTTTGTCATTGTTATGACCACACATATTATATGTGTGTGCTGTGTACATACATATTAAATCATTAGAGAATCAGAAAACAGCCGAGGCTTGCAGGGATTCTGGGATCTATCTGGttcaacctccctgctcaagcaaggCCACCCAGAGCTGGTCGCCCAGAACCAggttttgagtatctccagaAGCCGAGATGTCCACAAACCGTATCACAACCTCTGTGGGTACCAATGACGAGAGTCTGCCTCCACCCTCTTTGCACTGTCTCTCTAGGTCATTGCAGAGACACCCCcgagccttctcttctcccggctgagcagccccagcgctCTCAGTCTCACTGGGGGAAGCGCTCCGAAGCCTCCAGTTTATCCTCGCACATCGCGCCCAGCTCAGCAGATGGCAAACAAGCGTTTGCAGTGCATTAACCGCGCCtggcacccagcccagctccgcGCCCAGCCCTACCAGCGGCGTCCCCCGTAAGCTCAGCTCCAGGGGTACGGCCGGAGGAAGCTCCTCTCCCCCCCGTTCAGCTGCCGAGCCTCCCTAGCCCCGTTCTGCCCGCCGCCCTCCCTCGCGGCACCGACAGCCGGGGGTGCCAGCACAAACAACGGGCAGGAGCCGGCCCCTCGCagcccgctccgctccccggCCCCTCCACCACTGtgggggaaaagctgctgcGGCGGAGAGACGGGGATGACGCTCTTCGCCCACCTCGGCGCCGCCCGCCTCCTCGCCGCGGCTGCAACTCGCTCTGGCTGCGGATTCTCCTGAAGCGCGGAGTCAAATACCCCGCCAtggccgcggccgggccgctGGCGGAAGCCGGCGGAGCGCATCACttcccgcccgccgcccccggccgcgCCCAGCGCCGCCCCTGCGGGTCGGAAGTCGGAAGCCGAGctccggccgcccccgccccgctgccGAGGCTGCCGCTGTCACTATGGAGTAGTCGCGGCAGGACGGGGTCCGAGCCAGAGACGGAGCCGGCGTGACAGGCGGCCCGCCGGGCCCACAGGGCGACGGGCAGCCGGGCGCTGCGCCGGCAGCTTCCCGCGGGCTCAGGTGAGAGGCCGCGGCCCGGGTCGCCAGTGGCTGCCCGTGGCCTGGTGGCGCTGcgcggggcgggcagggccggccgGCTGCGCGGGGGCGGTGGTCTCGGGTCCTGGGTGCTCGGCgctgagggctggaggggaaGGGCCGCCCCGGAGGCTCGATCGCCGCGCGGGCAGGGCCAGGCGGGTACCGCTGAGCTGCCCGAGCCGTCGGATCGCGGGTCACCTGCCGCCTgtggccgcggccgccgcccgccccccggCGCGCTGCTCCCGGCTGCCCCGCGGAGCAGAGTGCAGGCACCGGCCCTGCGGCGCGGAGCGGTGCGAGTCCGCTCTCGCTGTAAATAACAGTTAACACTTCACCCGGGAGGACTGGCCCGCAGGAGGCTGACCGGGGTTTGTGCAGCGCCCGGGCTGGGTTTCACCGGTGACAGACAGAGCCCTGTTCATGGATCTCGTTCTGTGAGGTTTTAGTAGGAATTCGGTTGAAGCTCAGTAGTGAAATGGTGCATGAAAGTTAGGAAGGTGACGTGCGGCGAGGGCAGCCTTGTACAGTGCTTCATTGCATTTGACCCTCTCGATGTTTTTTGTAACAAATGCAAAAGACTGgttgtgctttaaaaatgctggGGTTTTATCCTTTTGTTTGCTGTGACTCAGTTGTTCCAGCATCTACTTCTGTGGATTGATCCTGGCTTGGGGCAGGGGGATAGGATGTGGTTGGGCAGCATGAAGTAGCTGTGCAC
The Motacilla alba alba isolate MOTALB_02 chromosome 1A, Motacilla_alba_V1.0_pri, whole genome shotgun sequence genome window above contains:
- the DEPDC4 gene encoding DEP domain-containing protein 4, with amino-acid sequence MAGYLTPRFRRIRSQSELQPRRGGGRRRDCDGPFQATQLWNSIIHALHNQVEIKRRRQHLKTYRNCFTGSNAVDVVLSHLMQSMYLSCNDISRLKGVRVCQALMDHKVFEPVGAKLYLFKNGKETEFEDTDTSLYRFVNSSLDPLLPRKNKDNESLSPEQICKQKTKRCFKKCGTTLSNPLALEAADKKRIEELLQSIYVHASLPPKIMVSEPTCRLSKGVIEDVWKQQTLLRLLQLIDVPLLEDILVSSVKTKSDSFGKEEDMIISNTFLDREVTCSLNLPELDRWLYAAIECLEYFPDQFLVMVSQQLSQSTNNPSSLNTYKKIIFDVIMKYYSQKKDSLLATQDFAIHSGIIELIEKGKTDQALEALQLYLKLLAPNISEELHRLLTFLAIASESEGYRLQKQFENRFVIIKTCTKFILQNRTLSKPQAELLTQFLMDNHSELFKAPLTLLELTSRRLQSLLEGQDPDTNSGFTFCQRITTKEYEDQKQQTNQYLLALVQEIDNDPTVPSKQKKKLIKEFRKYHSFVYCSGCKTTCDFCTPNG